The DNA sequence CCGCCAGCCATCCGTGCCGAATTTGATGACCCCGCTCATCGTCCTTTCCCTCAACCTCGTTGTTTTCGCACCAATTCTAGATCTGCATCCACCATCATTTCGATGAGCTGCTTGAATGAGATCTCTGGTTTCCAACCCAGCACACGACGAGCCTTACTGGCGTCGCCTACCAGTTGGTCTACCTCCGCTGGGCGGAAGAATTGTTTGTCCACTACTACGTGGTCTTGCCAATTGAGCCCCACGTAAGCAAATGCCATCTCGCATAACTCGCGCACAGAATGGGTCTCCCCTGTGGCAATGACGTAATCATCCGGTTTATCTTGCTGAAGCATGAGCCACATTGCCCGCACATAGTCACCAGCGAACCCCCAATCTCGGCGTGCGTCCAGATTGCCCAAGCGCAATTCTTTCTCCAGGCCCAGTTTAATCCGCGCCACACCATAACTCACCTTGCGGGTGACGAATTCTAACCCCCGTCGTGGCGACTCGTGGTTGAACAGGATGCCGGAACAAGCGAACATATCATAACTCTCACGGTAGTTCACTGTGATCCAGTGCCCGTACACCTTTGCCACACCGTAAGGGCTGCGCGGGTAGAAGGGCGTTCTCTCATTTTGAGGGGACTCGCCCACTTTACCAAAAACCTCGCTACTGGATGCCTGATAGAAGCGGATACTGGGATCCACCAAACGAATGGCCTCCAACATCCGAGTTACGCCCAGGGCAGTGAATTCACCAGTTAGTACCGGCTGTTTCCACGAGGTAGGCACGAAGGATTGAGCCGCTAGATTATATACCTCATCGGGCCGATATTCACGCACGATATCGAGCAGGGAACCCTGGTCAAGTAAATCGCCCTGTGCCAGTGTTACCCTATCTTGGATATGACGGATACGCTCAAAGTTCAACGTGCTGGTGCGGCGCACCATGCCGATGACATCGTAGCCTTTCTCAAGCAGGAATTCGGCCAGGTATGAACCGTCTTGCCCGGTGATGCCTGTGATTAATGCTTTGGTCATTGGTTATGCTGCCTCCTCACCTTTGTGCGCCAGTCATCCAGAACGTCAGCCAACGTGCGCTCAAAGGGTATTTGTGTTTGCCAGCCTGTTAGAGCGCGGAACTTACTGCAATCGCTTAGCAATTCAGGGACCTCTGAGGGCCTCATACGTGCCGGATCTTGTTCGATCCTGACCGCGACTGTGCTCAGCGACTGGAGAATAGTCAGCAACTCCTGGATGCTGTGCGAGCGCTCAGAGCCAAGGTTATAGACCTCGCCTGGTTCTCCCATAGTGATGGCCAGATAATACCCACGCACGATGTCTCGCACGTCGCTGAAATCACGCTTGGCACTAAGATTGCCGACGCGCACGACTGGCTCGCGCTGCCCCAACTCGGCCTCAGCAATCTGTCGGGCGAAGGAGGATGCCACAAATGCATCGCTCTGGCGCGGGCCCAGGTGATTGAATGGCCGCACCCGGATAGCAGGCAACTTGTAACTCACGGCGTATTGGTAGCCCAAGAGGTCTTGGGCGACCTTACTGACCGCATAGGGACTGGAGGGGCGCAGAGGATTTGTCTCGCGGATGGGGAGTTCGCCCGGATGGACCAAGCCGTACTCGTCTGCTGAGCCGATTACCAGTACCCTCGGCATGGGATCAAGGCGCACCGCGGCTTCCAGGATATTGAGTTGAGCGCGGATATTATTCTCCAACGTAGCCCATGGATCTTCCCACGACTTGGGCACAAAAGACTGAGCAGCGAGATGGAAAATATAGTCTGGTTGCATCTCGGCGCAGAATTCCTTCAGTGCTGCGGCGTCCATTAGATCCACTTTGCGCAGGGTCAATTGCGAGTGTAGATGGGCAACGTGACCCCCACTCGAGCGAATGGTGCCCCACACTTCCCAGTCCGTGTGCTCAAGCAGGTATTCAGCCAGATGGCTCCCAGCGAAACCAGCGATGCCCGTGATCAGTGCTCTCAGTGCCCCGCCTCCGCACCCAAATTGATTCGATGCCCTTACCTTATTAAGAGTATTTCAACTTATTATAGCCTGCTTTGACTAGTAACGCAAAGCCGCCCGCGGTCTTTGCAAAGGCCCGCAGGCGGCAAAATAGCTCTCAAGAGCGTAACTATGTCCCTGCTTCCCACGATTCCAGATACTGTTTCTGCGATGGTGTCAGTGTGTCTATCTCCACGCCCATAGCACGCAACTTGAGCCGAGCGATAGCCTGGTCAATCTCGGTTGGCACCGGGTACACTTGTTTCTCCAACTCTCTCGCGTGTTTCGCCAGATACTCTACGCTCAATGCCTGGTTGGCGAAGCTCATGTCCATGACGCTGGCGGGGTGGCCCTCGGCGGCGGCCAGGTTCACCAACCGTCCCTCGCCCAATAGCGAGATACGCCGCCCATCGTGCAGAACGTACTGGTCCACATACTCGCGCACGCGACGTTTCTCCACAGCCAGCTCCTCTAATGCTGGTATATTGATCTCGACGTTGAAATGGCCCGAATTGGCGAGTATCGCGCCGTCTTTCATCACCTCGAAGTGAGGCTTATCCAGCACGTTGATATCGCCAGTGGACGTAACGAAGATGTCGCCGATTTTGGCTGCTTCGAGCATGGGCATCACCCGGTAACCATCCATGACTGCCTCTAAGGCGCGAAGGGGGTCTACCTCAGTGACAACGACGTTCGCCCCCATGCCGCGAGCACGCATGGCAATGCCTCGCGAGCACCAGCCATACCCACCAACTACGAGGGTCTTGCCCGCTAAAAGGATGTTGGTAGACCGAACAATGCCGTCAATGGTAGATTGCCCTGTGCCGTAGCGGTTGTCAAAGAGATGCTTGGTCATAGCGTCGTTGACGGCGATGATGGGATAGCATAACACGCCATCTTTGGCCATTGCCCGTAGGCGAATGACGCCGGTGGTGGTCTCCTCAGTGCCGCCCAGGACATCGTTGAGTTGCTCGCGGCGTTCCTTATGCAATGTGGAAACCAAATCCGCACCGTCGTCCATAGTGATGTGGGGTTTGTGATCGAGCGTGGCCTTGATATGTTCATAATACGTGACGTTATCCTCGCCTTTGATGGCGAATACCGGTATTTCCAGGCGCATCACAAGTGAGGCCGCTACATCGTCCTGAGTGGAGAGCGGATTGGAAGCGCAGAGTGTCACGTCGGCTCCACCGGCTTGTAAGGTGCGCATGAGATTAGCGGTCTCCGCGGTGACGTGCAAGCACGCCGCGATGCGTAAGCCACGTAGCGGCCGCTCGCGTTCAAAGCGCTCGCGGATTAACCGTAGGACTGGCATCTCCTGCTCGGCCCATTCGATGCGGTAATGACCCTTGTCTGCCAACCCCGGATCTTTGATATGGTATTCTCTATTCGTCACTCGGCTCCTTTACCAGACGCTAAATTCGCCTCGAGAGAGGCGTTCTGTGAACTGATAGATGTCCGTCAGTTCTCGTTCCATAATGCTGCTCACCCGCTTGT is a window from the Chloroflexota bacterium genome containing:
- a CDS encoding adenosylhomocysteinase, which translates into the protein MTNREYHIKDPGLADKGHYRIEWAEQEMPVLRLIRERFERERPLRGLRIAACLHVTAETANLMRTLQAGGADVTLCASNPLSTQDDVAASLVMRLEIPVFAIKGEDNVTYYEHIKATLDHKPHITMDDGADLVSTLHKERREQLNDVLGGTEETTTGVIRLRAMAKDGVLCYPIIAVNDAMTKHLFDNRYGTGQSTIDGIVRSTNILLAGKTLVVGGYGWCSRGIAMRARGMGANVVVTEVDPLRALEAVMDGYRVMPMLEAAKIGDIFVTSTGDINVLDKPHFEVMKDGAILANSGHFNVEINIPALEELAVEKRRVREYVDQYVLHDGRRISLLGEGRLVNLAAAEGHPASVMDMSFANQALSVEYLAKHARELEKQVYPVPTEIDQAIARLKLRAMGVEIDTLTPSQKQYLESWEAGT
- the gmd gene encoding GDP-mannose 4,6-dehydratase; translated protein: MTKALITGITGQDGSYLAEFLLEKGYDVIGMVRRTSTLNFERIRHIQDRVTLAQGDLLDQGSLLDIVREYRPDEVYNLAAQSFVPTSWKQPVLTGEFTALGVTRMLEAIRLVDPSIRFYQASSSEVFGKVGESPQNERTPFYPRSPYGVAKVYGHWITVNYRESYDMFACSGILFNHESPRRGLEFVTRKVSYGVARIKLGLEKELRLGNLDARRDWGFAGDYVRAMWLMLQQDKPDDYVIATGETHSVRELCEMAFAYVGLNWQDHVVVDKQFFRPAEVDQLVGDASKARRVLGWKPEISFKQLIEMMVDADLELVRKQRG
- a CDS encoding GDP-mannose 4,6-dehydratase; this encodes MRALITGIAGFAGSHLAEYLLEHTDWEVWGTIRSSGGHVAHLHSQLTLRKVDLMDAAALKEFCAEMQPDYIFHLAAQSFVPKSWEDPWATLENNIRAQLNILEAAVRLDPMPRVLVIGSADEYGLVHPGELPIRETNPLRPSSPYAVSKVAQDLLGYQYAVSYKLPAIRVRPFNHLGPRQSDAFVASSFARQIAEAELGQREPVVRVGNLSAKRDFSDVRDIVRGYYLAITMGEPGEVYNLGSERSHSIQELLTILQSLSTVAVRIEQDPARMRPSEVPELLSDCSKFRALTGWQTQIPFERTLADVLDDWRTKVRRQHNQ